The Mauremys reevesii isolate NIE-2019 linkage group 19, ASM1616193v1, whole genome shotgun sequence genomic sequence GAAAGGCTCTGTCGTGGATAAAGGGAGCCCTGGGAAGAGGGTCTAGAGTTCTGAGTAAGGGTGGATGATCCAGTTCAGCGAGCTCTCTTGCTGTGGGTGATCCCGTAAGGTGCGTGTTGTGATTAGAGCGGGGCTCAGCTAGGGGTACTAGATAGACTGTATTTGGAGGGAAATGCCCTAAATAAGAATGTGAGAATTTATGGTTCTCTGGGGTAAAAAGACGTGCTCTGGGCTGGTGCCCCATGGAAAGGAAGTGATGGTCACTAAGGGAAGATAAGGATAGCATTTTGGTTTGGAGGTGGATGGGGAGGGCATGATGCAGGGGAAAATTCAGTTGGTTTTTTTGGAGGGACAAATTTGGTGTTGAAAAGTGCTTGTGCTCTTGGTAATGTAGATCTATGCCGACCCTGGAAAAAGGCTCGAGTTGTACTTCCGCCCCAAGGATCCCTACTGCCATCCTGCATGTGCCAACCGCTTCCCTACCTCCTCCATGCTGTTCAAGGTAAAGAGGAAGATCAGGAGGaagcagctggaagctgaaggAGAAACCCAACAGGAAGTCAAGTTTGAAATGGAAGTTCTTGGGGTTGTCTCTACTGTTTACAAATTTCAAGGTAGTAATTTGATCTGCCTATGTGTGTGGAGTAGTGACTAGCAATTCTGGTGGGAAAAGGGCAGTGCTCCCTCTTGCTCGAGTCCAACAAACTGTGTTCAGAAAACCCTGCATGTCAGCCTTACAACACTGGTATCTAGGGAATTCAATGTGTGACCTGGATTTGGTACCATCCCCCTTCTGTATTGTGACTTAATAACACATTGTCCTCTCTGCTGTTGTATTAGGTTATACTGTAATCCAACATGTTTTATAATGGATGCACCTATGCAGGATAAAGGAGAAAAGTTGTATTTTCATGGACAGTGATGTATTATTGTTTTTAACCTTTAGTTAACTGCTTGGCAGGTGTTTAAGATAAGGAAATATAAAGTATTATGCTTGAAAAATGAAAGTAGGACAAGGTTTCCAGAGAGCTTTTATGAATGCACTATCACCAGGGTGCTGCTTCCCGAATGTGAATTGTTACCTAGTAGAGGAATTGGCAGCCTTTGGCACTCAGCCCGTCAGGGAAAATCCGCTGGCGAGCCAgaacggtttgtttacctgtagcGTCCGTAGGTTTgtctgattgcagctcccactgtccacggtttgccgttccaggctggccgctgcttcccacaccCCCCatttggcctggaatggcgaaccgcggccagtgggagctgcaattggctatTTAACTCAGTGCAGGAAACAGCATCTTCCCAGAGGTGTCTGAGGAAAGGAGAACTGGGTACTGTGCAGCATATTATTGTCTCTGATACACACCTTTTTATCTTGACTTTTCCTTCCTCATAGGAATGTCTGATTTCCAGTACCTGGCAATGCATTCTGGACCTGAGAACAAACAGATCTCTATGTATGACAAGATCTTGATGCTCAAACCAGAAAAGGAGGAATTCTTCAATAGAGAATTACCCCTCTACATCCCCCCACCTATTTTTTCACGTCTGGATACCCCTATAGACTATTTCTATCGGCCAGATGTACAACACCGGTGAGTGCCTTTTCTTGTGATGTAGTAAATAGTTACATTGTCTCTTGAATGAATAGATAATAGAAACCTTTTACCGGGCCAGCATATCACTTATAAAATCTGAATTTTCAAGTTCATTGGGAGAATATCCCTGCTTCATTACCTGAAGAAACCTCTTGTAGTATAACTGACTTGGTTCAGTAGTAAAGGATCTTTCAAAATGGCCTATAAGAAAAATTGAAGGGGTTAGATGATCTTGGGAGTCATTTTGTTTGTATCAGGCAATGATCATGACCAAAGCATaggatgcttttgttttgtttctttgtccAGAGTCTATCTGTGTAAttgaaatgagaaaaaaatagatttaaaataacCAATATCCCACTGAGTGAATGTTTTTTAATGTGGAATCTGTGCTATTTCAGAGcagcatttaaaaatgtttcagtcaTATGCCTCATCAGGGCAAACTGCTATAACCGATACATGCCTTTGTTATCTCTCTCTTTCCATGTTAGCTTTGTTTGTTTCAATACAATCTGGACAAAAGATTGGAAGGTAGCATGGGCTAAATGAAGCTCTGAAAGTCAAGAGCTCTTCCACTAGCAAGCTTGtggtcttgggcaaatcacttatttCTGTTTCCTTATTTTTGTTCTGAAATAACTGAGATGATCATTATAGTCACCTGCACAAAATAGGTCTTACCAGAGTGGAGATAAGGGGTTGCTTAGTTGGGGCTTGTGGCCTGTTAAGTTGTTTCTGGTTTGAGTTTAGTGGACTTCCTTTGAAttcgggaaaaaaaaaaaggccattgtcacagagatttaaaaaaaaaaaaaaaggaagaaatgggTAGACTGTATACTGTGGGGAAGTAATCCTGCACTAGCCTACTGGGGATTGAACAAAGGAGCCCCGTGGAGAAACCTTGCACTGTAAGAGAAAGCCATTGATGGGATCATGTTTTGAGAAATACAGACTGGTGGATAGCACTGCAATCTCGCCTCACTTTGCTTTCAGGCAGTCTCAAAACAAACATCAAGAATAGTCTGTAGTATCCTAGAGAATTGTATGTCAATGTGGTTCTTACTGGAAAAGTATTAATGTGATTTCAAATCCTATTGTGCAGAGGACTTCCATCTTGTGGCATTCAAGGTTTTGAGAAAAAGGAAGGATGGTCAAGGTCATGGACTAAGACTCCAGAGACCTGGGTTAATTTCTCACTCTGGCACAGACATCCTGTGAGATCTGGGCAAATCACTTGTCTGTGTGCTTCAGTTTCcaatctgtaaaagggggataatagcacttccctacttcacagatGTTTGTGAGGAAAAATACATTACCCAGCTGTGAGGTGCTCTGTCACTACATTGATGAacgccatataagtaccttagataggtTTTTCCCTCAGAACTACGAAGAGTTATGATCTCACCCGTGTTTACATTTTCCATCCCGTGCATTCTTTTCCCTAAAAGCCTTCTGTCCACTTTAAAATCCAAACTTAAACTATAACAAAAGAAatcttttagggttttttttttgtttgttttaaatttccaCTCTTCTGCCCCTGTTGAGATGCAGCTTGAGACTATTTGacagcttctttctctcttttccctgCCATAGAAATCTTGGCGGGTAAACTGAGAAATCCCATTTTAATAGCTGCTTTAAAACTTTTTGTTTCATCAAGCGCCGTTGGAGGGCTCCCAAATGAAACTGTGGGTTGAGGGTCTGTTGCATCTAGACACAAGAGACAAAATTCCCACTCCTAGGACTGGGAGTTGGACCCTGCAGGATAATGTGAAGTTGTATGGGTTAGGCCTTTTGGCTGGCTTCCATGTGTTTCCAGTGGATTGGAGGTTGATGGAGAATGGTGCAAGCGCACATGCCAAGTGTTGCTGAGCTGGCATTCACGGGAACTGTTTGCTTCTGATACTTTGTTTGTTTTGCCATCAATAAAAATGAAATCTGTGATGTCTCCCACGAGAAACATCTTTATTTTTCTCACTATTGTCCTTCATTTGAGCTAAAAAGTGCAAATAAATATAATCAGACTGCAGGACTGAATTTTTAACTGCTCTATTGCCtcacctctctgtgtctctgtaCTCTTGGTGACTCTAGCAACGGGAACATAGAGTAGATACCCATGGAAGCTAAGCCTGCATTTGTGGATTGAAAATTCTAGTTGAGTGACTAACACGTAatgcagaggtccccaaactatgGGGCACGCACCCCTGgggggtgtggaggaacattCAGAGGGGCACAGCGGGCTcgtgccagcccccatgggggggaGCGGgtagggagtgccacccagccctgcccccagctccgcacctgtccctgtccccagccTTAGTGTGGCTCCGCACCCAGCCACAGGCCCGCCTGCTGCTCCATTCCcacccccagccatggcccctgGTTGTGGCTCTGTTCCCAGCCTCGGCCCCCTGACCCTGTCTgcattcccccccacctcccccaagctgcggccccactcctggctccagggagggggcggggggcgcagaccctcaaaagtttggggaccactctTGTAAGGTTTGTTTCAGTTAAAATAAGAACATGGAAGCTCTGTCCTAGGGGTATTGGATGTGGATCATAGTTTTCTCATTGGAAAAGTGATTCTCAACTTTTTCACTCTGGACCACTCCATAAGGGAGTCTTTAATGGTGACCTGGCTTGGACTACCCAAATCTACATTTACTTGGGACCCAAATATCTTCCGACTCTAGATCTTGAGAGGCAAAGGGCTAGTTCAGAAACCTAGTTCAGAAATTCTACCTAATGTCATTCCCCAGCACCAGTTTTTCTAGGACcagaaaataaactaaacttCCACATGTTTCAGTGGAGGCCACTAAGTGtaaaagagaaggaggaagaaagTACGACACATACTTTGCATTGCTTCTTAGGGACGGCTACAACAATCCCCAGGTGTCTTGTGAGAACCTGATCGGCCTCAGCAGGGCCCGCCGACCACACAATGCCATCTTTGTGAACTTCGATGATGATGACATCCCAACTAAGCCGCTAGAGCCTGCAGTGCAGACCTGGAAGAAAGTGTGCACCAATCCTGTGGATAAAAACGTggaggaagagctgagaaaggtaCAGGCCAAATCTCGGGGGAAGGGACTGGGCCAAAAGCAACTCCAGTGCACAGTGTGTGGGAGAAACTTCACAGGCTGCCCTCAGCAACTTTTTTGGCTTCCTGGAAAATTGCTGTCTACAAGGATTTATTTTATAGAGCTGTGTTTAACATTATTTACGGGCCTCCACAAAGGATTCTCAAGACTGATCAAGGTGCCGTATTATAAATGTGATGGTGAATGATACAGTGTGGTCTGATCattagagcagggaactgaaagcCAGAACTCATGGGTTCTGTTTCTATTTCTGCCTCATATGTGCTGGGTAATTTTGTCAGTGTTTTATCCCCCTCTCTGTTTCttgatttgtaaaatgggaatgataacATGGACATACCTGGTTATTATAATAAATGTTTGCCAAGTCCTTGGAAATCTTGAGGTGTAAGGTGCTACAGAAATATTAGATTCCCCAGGATGCTTAAAATTCTCATTGCCAAGAGTTTTAGGGTTCTTCATGGTTTTATGAAAATTCTATTGGAGGCAGAAGTAAATACACCAAAGGATAGGGCATGGCTTAAACCATCAAGGAGAAGCTATAGTTATTCTAAGTTATTTGAAACCTGAACAGCCAGGTGGTACATCCATTACCTTCTTCCACTTCCCCAAGTATTTAAAACATTGAGTTAATTAAGTGATCATAAATGTGAGATGTATGGAATAAAAGTTTGTCAGGAACAACTCCGTTAAAGGCAGTGGATGTCATGTCTGAAACCCTACCCATAGTTCTGAAAATGTATCCTTTTTGTGTGGCATATATTGTGAAACCATCTCTTTCAGTTTGCCTGAGCCTGACCAGCTCAGGCCATTCAGAAGCAGAGCCTGTCTATTGTACCGAATTTTCTGGTGTGTTTTTGTGGCTGGGACTGGTCACTGCCTAGGGACTAAGCTGAGACCGCTGTTCATTTCGTGTGCTACCCAAGTCAGTATTTGAGCCTCTCTTCAGAGATGAAAGGCAAGCTTGTTCCCTCACTGTGCCAATATCCCTTAAATAAGGCCTGTTTTTACTTGTCTCTCCATTGCCATCATGCTGCGCTGTAGAAACGTTGCTGACAGCGTTTAGTCTGCGCCAGAGGCTATAATAAAAAGCAGATTCCAATTAGGAAATCGAAATTGGCATTAGTAACCCTTACTCTCCACTTTGTATGTTTCTTTAGCTGTTTGAGATTCGTCCCGTCTGGTCTCGGAATGCTGTAAAGGCCAATATCAGTGTCCATCCGGACAAGCTTAAAGTTCTGCTACCATATTTGGCCTATTATATGGTGAGTTTCTTTGTATACCTGCTGTGTAGCTTGTTCTTATTTGAGGCAGGCTTGGGGGCAAAGGGATGAGAGGACCAGCTAGATGTCTATGGACAATTCCTGGTTATCTGCTGTTCAGATTCCACTGTCTGGTACCCAAAGCTTTGCATTAGATTTCCTTAAGGAGGAGTTCCAAccttttttgggaggggaggagagaggaggaaaatCTTGCTTCCAAATGGAACCCACACATACCCAAAGTTAGATGTTAAATGAATGTGTTGGAaggaggggaaagagggagggAGAATCTGTAAAATAAATAGTTTGGGGAAACGTAGCGCTCATTAATACTCTGCATCTCTGTACTGTCCCTTGTAACCACTCATACTCTGTGCCTGTGCAGCTCACAGGTCCCTGGAGAAGCCTGTGGGTTCGGTATGGGTATGACCCCAGGAAACATCCCGAAGCAAAGATTTATCAAGTCCTGGACTTCAGAATTCGCTGTGGAATGAAATATGGTAAAATGGCCCAAGCCAGACagactctctctctgcctcctagTCAGTCTGTCTCTGCAACTCTTCTGTCACCtctttccatttgtttttaaacCCTCAAAGCCTCTTTCCTCAAGCTTTTTGTTTGAAGGAAGGTGCAGGAGAGGAGGTCATATCGGTCAGTGTTTCTGAATTTCCTTCCCTAGAATCTATGGGGGCAGCCAATAACCCAAGTTAGAGGAGCAGGAGGGACTTTTATTTGGCCACTGGGCATATTCCAGGCCTAACAAAAAGCTACTCAACTTCCTTCCTCCATATGTTCAAAACACAAATGCACCTCAATGGGATATCTTGCTGTCTTCCCTCCCACTCCAGGACTGTTACAATTTCAGAAGAGGGAGACATTTAAAATGCCACCAAAGGGTTTATTTCTTTGTCATTTCCAGAAGGGACAAATTGGGTGTTACAAGGATGACTTGTCCATCTGGCCAACTAATGCTGGAGAAgcaatttcttttaaaagaaaacaaaagatttAGTGCCACCAGCTGGGAAAGCACATAAGCCTTGTGCAAAATGGAGGAATGTGCATTATGAATTCAAGAATGCATCTGCCTCTTATCCATCCTCATccaccctgcaaaaaaaaaatcccatagtGCCCTATCAGGTGCTATAGACAACGTAGTGAGGGTTTCTGATTTTTCAGCTTATGCCATTGCATGAGTTTTTGGTTTATGCCATTGTAACACATCTGGGGTGTGTTGTTTTTACCAATTCATTTGGCCTCTTTAAGTTTAGTACAGTGCCCAGCTCTGTACAAAACACCTCATTATATTGCATTTTGGCACATTTGTTTCATATGTTCCCTGTCATAGTTTTAGACCTGAGATGTAAATTTAGGTCTTTTTGTGTGCGGGGGTTTCATACAATAATGATAGTGCCCGTTCTTCAAGGATCTCAGAGCTCTTCACAAACTACTAAATCTCTAAGTAGtagtatcctcattttacagagggggaaattgaggtCAAATGATCGTGCTGTAAGTCAGTGACAGGGCACAtcttcccaccttttcatgttaaATAGCTTTATTtccctgatctctctctctctccatcccatcAAAATCAACACATGCTATCGGTTGGCTCTCCTTTCAAACCTCAATGCAATACTCCGTTATAAAAGCTGGAATATTCTATGGGATGCTGGTCTCTGTTGAAAGACTGTTTTCTTTCTTGGCCTCCAGGTTACGCTCCTAGTGACATGCCCGTGAAAGCAAAACGCAGCACATACAATTACAGTCTGCCCATCACTATCAAAAAACCAGGTATGCTGAACAGGCAAAGGAGTTGAAAGGGGCACGCAGCTTAACTTGGCTTCTTCATTTCATCCTTTCATTGCTGTTGGTGGGTGAATAGAACACAGTGCAACTTATTTCAGTTGATTATTGGGGTTTCCTTTATCTCAGATTGCAATGTGTGTGTCTTTTTAAAACCTGTGGAAGTGTTGCCCTTTGAGGGATGTCTTAACACATGTCTGGCTGATGGAGCCAGGGGTAATAATGAGAGGTGAGAGATCAGAAATTAGAAAGGAGTCAAGTTGAATGAGGCCATATCAGAAATACGTCCCAGTAGCTGCAGAAATGGTCTGCCTGCCAGTACGGCTGCCAAAATACGGGGTAGAGGGAATGAAGTTGAGGAATGAAAAATGAACATTTACACTAACATTTGCTATGCTGGCTATTTTTCTGCTGCCAACAAAGTTGAAGTGAAGTAGAGAAGCAGCTAAAATCCTATACTATGCCATGAAGTACAAAATAGTGTGCAGTTCAGGAATCTTCTTCCTTTATGTCTTTCAGTAAGTCACACAGTCAGCGTACAGGACCTAAAACATGGGCTGGACCCAGCGAGTACATCCAGTGCAAGAAAACCTGCTTCCAGCAGGTACAAACTTAAAGTAGGTATTACTCTCTCCTACCAAGAGCTCGGAATGGTATAATAGGAGGAGGATCTGTTCTGGTTTGTCGCTCTTTTGAGGGCAGTGTTGACTCAGATGGACTGTGGACATTGATACAGATTTTACTTGGAGCTGCAAGTGACTAGCTAAAAAGAACTCTCCGTAAGcctgaaagcttctctctctcaccaagagaagttggtccagtagaaGATATTGCCTCTTTAGCTCTCTTTGTGGTATACTGGGTTTACCTGGAAAGCCAGTAGTCATCCACATCACTGCAGAGTTTGCTGTTGTTGTTATGTCTTTTCTAAGTATGGAAAGTCACACATTCAGCCCTTGCCTTGAATGCGACTTTCATTGCATTCCAGGAAGCAGATTGTGGAGTGCTGTGAATAGCAAAAGTCTTAGGCCCATTATGGTGCATTTTCAGATTGCTCTATAGAATCCAGTAAAGCAAAGGAAATAGGATAGTCTATACTTTCGCCGTTCTCCGTTTTCCTGTAATGGCAGGTGATCGTGTAACTGTTAATAGGTGTGAATGGCTTTCTCCACAGAACTTTGCTGTGTTAGTTCTGATTGCTGTGGCCGGCAGGTTGCAGTGCAGTTCTGCTGCATCCATACTCTGACTTTGTCCTCTACTGCACACACTCACAcacgcgctctctctctcactcttcctGTCAGGGAACCGAACTCATATAGGAAATGCCTGGATCCTGAAATAGCTCGTAAGGAAGGATCTCTACTGTGAGATCTATGCTGTACTGTTGCCCCATGTCTTGGGTGTGGAAATGATTTGCAATGCCCATTGAATCTTTGTCTTTGTCTCCTTCTAGGACTCCATCTATATCTTCCAGGAAGGAGATCTGCCTCCATATCGGCAGATGTTCTATCAGCTCTGTGACTTGAACGTGGACAGGTACTGCACCTGGTTAGCTGGATCTTTTGACCAAGGGAGATTTTGCAGATGCTCAGATGATTGATTGCAAAGGCTGCCATTTGTACCCAACCTCCTATCTTTCTCCTTGACCCTGATACTTAGGAGATTCCTAGTTTCTCAACAGGCAGACTTTATGTACATTGGAAATTCCTTCCCTGTAAAGTTGTATGAGCTACCAAAATATACTTTCCCAACATGTGTTTTGAGCCTGATCCcaatccattgaaatcaatgggaaacgtcctattgacttcaacaggattaGGTTAGGCCTTACTCCCATTGGATAAATATTTAAGCTgcagaaggaaaaacaaattgTCACATAATTCTGGGGAAATGCATTGTTACTTTAGTTTAGATTTTCATGTACACACAAATACCCTTGTAGGTTTAAAGATATACACTACAGACACTTAATGTAACCAACAACTCGCCATCACATTTAGAAAAGCATTTAATTTACAGTCTTATTCCCCTCTGCATTCATAAGCTGCTTATAATGTTACAGAGGGATAGGGTAGAGCTAGTTGAGGTACTATAGGCAAGTAGAACAAAGCACAGCCGGAGAAACCTACCTGAGAGAAAAAGCATGATCTAGTGGTTGAAGCACAGGCCTGGGACTCTTATTGGTTCTGCAGCTGACTCATgcaatctgtctgtgcctcagtc encodes the following:
- the GTF3C5 gene encoding general transcription factor 3C polypeptide 5, whose amino-acid sequence is MAAGGGGEQGSAVLELPRGPRLVCVEYPGLVRDVGKMLQTLGGEEGVSRIYADPGKRLELYFRPKDPYCHPACANRFPTSSMLFKVKRKIRRKQLEAEGETQQEVKFEMEVLGVVSTVYKFQGMSDFQYLAMHSGPENKQISMYDKILMLKPEKEEFFNRELPLYIPPPIFSRLDTPIDYFYRPDVQHRDGYNNPQVSCENLIGLSRARRPHNAIFVNFDDDDIPTKPLEPAVQTWKKVCTNPVDKNVEEELRKLFEIRPVWSRNAVKANISVHPDKLKVLLPYLAYYMLTGPWRSLWVRYGYDPRKHPEAKIYQVLDFRIRCGMKYGYAPSDMPVKAKRSTYNYSLPITIKKPVSHTVSVQDLKHGLDPASTSSARKPASSRYKLKDSIYIFQEGDLPPYRQMFYQLCDLNVDSLQKIIHRNDGMETECTERDGWCLQKTSDDLRDTMSLMIKHIIRSTRPALFSSTSNAEDGKERLTYDSGEEEEEDEEEDFKPSDGSENEMETEILDYV